Proteins encoded together in one Pseudoalteromonas xiamenensis window:
- a CDS encoding ATP-binding protein, protein MPKPGSKTSIRKALISAVMLVTALCLSLSISISTYLDVKEQKQLLIEKLGILAEIVAFNAQITLIFDDRKTEDKRLQSFSNIELVKNIHIYAIDDITNKPVFFTSYNASKTPPVPLKVNNIDELLTPKISGDYIELIKPVVYEGKTEGYVYIRGGLERLNRYIKRKILVDICLTIFVLVLVLFVARGIQKRIATPIEALSLLLQDVSKNHNYSARADKNNIEEINILANNLNLMLARTQNQIERHKADKLEIKQLNQSLEEKVNQRTIALREANQELLNTLERMHQYQNQIVENEKMASLGQMVAGVAHEVNTPIGLGVTGSTLLRDKLSDIKMAFENKALTSKQLERFINDGIENLDLIYRNLNRAAELISAFKKVAVSQDLELSTNIQVENLLRDVVTSMRAELTLKRADVSIDCPDKYVFNSKSGPLHQIFEQLISNSLIHAFGDSESHDHHISIQIEPSEHEVQFIYADNGSGVPNSIRKRIFDPFVTTRRGEGGSGLGMHLVYNLVTQALNGSIYLDEHTEKGSRFVITLPLKEVL, encoded by the coding sequence ATGCCAAAGCCAGGATCTAAAACAAGTATCAGAAAAGCCCTGATAAGCGCGGTTATGCTCGTTACTGCATTATGCTTATCCCTGTCCATTTCTATTTCCACCTACCTAGACGTAAAAGAACAAAAACAACTTCTTATTGAAAAGCTAGGCATTCTTGCCGAAATTGTCGCTTTTAACGCGCAAATCACGCTTATCTTTGATGACCGAAAAACGGAAGATAAGCGCCTTCAATCGTTTAGCAATATTGAATTAGTTAAAAACATTCACATTTATGCGATTGATGACATCACCAATAAGCCGGTTTTCTTTACTAGTTATAATGCGAGCAAAACCCCTCCCGTTCCTCTAAAGGTGAATAATATAGATGAGTTGTTAACGCCAAAAATCAGCGGTGACTATATTGAACTGATAAAACCTGTCGTTTATGAAGGAAAAACGGAAGGTTATGTATATATAAGGGGAGGATTAGAGCGATTAAACAGATATATAAAACGTAAAATATTAGTTGATATTTGTTTAACGATATTCGTCTTAGTACTGGTTCTCTTTGTGGCGAGAGGGATACAAAAACGAATAGCGACACCAATTGAAGCATTAAGTTTATTACTTCAAGACGTATCCAAAAATCACAATTACAGTGCTCGTGCAGATAAAAATAACATTGAAGAAATTAATATCCTCGCGAATAACTTGAATTTAATGCTTGCTCGCACGCAAAACCAAATAGAACGCCATAAAGCCGATAAATTGGAGATTAAGCAATTAAACCAAAGTCTTGAAGAAAAGGTAAACCAGCGCACCATCGCTCTTCGTGAAGCAAACCAAGAACTCTTAAATACGCTGGAGCGTATGCATCAATACCAAAACCAAATCGTTGAAAACGAAAAAATGGCGTCTCTTGGTCAAATGGTCGCAGGGGTTGCGCATGAAGTTAACACCCCTATCGGTCTTGGTGTAACGGGCTCTACCTTGTTGAGAGATAAACTTTCCGATATCAAAATGGCGTTCGAAAACAAAGCGCTTACGTCAAAACAGCTCGAACGATTCATCAACGATGGTATTGAGAATTTAGATCTTATTTATCGAAACCTTAACCGTGCTGCTGAGCTTATCTCCGCCTTCAAGAAAGTCGCAGTAAGTCAAGATTTAGAACTGAGTACGAACATTCAAGTTGAGAATCTATTGCGGGATGTTGTCACCTCTATGCGCGCGGAGCTCACGCTTAAACGTGCCGATGTCAGCATCGATTGCCCAGATAAATATGTTTTCAATAGTAAATCTGGACCGTTGCATCAGATATTCGAACAATTGATCTCTAATTCTCTAATCCACGCGTTTGGCGATTCAGAGAGCCATGACCACCACATTAGCATCCAAATAGAGCCTTCTGAACACGAAGTACAGTTCATTTATGCGGACAATGGTTCTGGTGTACCAAACAGTATCCGCAAGCGTATCTTCGATCCATTCGTTACGACGCGTCGTGGCGAGGGTGGCAGCGGTCTGGGCATGCACTTGGTCTACAATTTAGTTACACAAGCGCTTAATGGTTCTATTTATTTAGATGAGCATACTGAGAAAGGTAGTCGATTTGTAATCACTTTACCCTTGAAAGAGGTGTTGTGA
- a CDS encoding YfiR family protein has protein sequence MKRLGILLFLIICGQAAAKSPEQVRSAFLFQMAKFIEFPKSQTENSLRFCFYTLKEGPGSVLSSNTGLSINDRPIQVKEINSALSLVDLSDRCDITYVDESHENDILNAWTEPMALNTVTVGESLAFLEHGGVAALVQEGSKIRLYINKQVMNRHNFKVLSRLLAVAKFHPD, from the coding sequence ATGAAACGGCTGGGAATTCTGCTATTTTTGATAATATGTGGCCAAGCTGCTGCAAAATCACCAGAGCAGGTACGTTCCGCGTTTTTATTCCAAATGGCTAAATTTATCGAGTTTCCAAAATCTCAAACTGAAAATAGTCTAAGATTTTGTTTTTATACATTAAAAGAAGGTCCTGGCTCGGTATTATCATCAAACACTGGACTTAGTATTAATGATAGACCCATTCAGGTTAAAGAAATAAATAGTGCATTATCATTAGTTGATTTATCAGATCGTTGTGATATTACTTACGTTGATGAAAGTCATGAAAATGATATACTGAATGCTTGGACTGAGCCAATGGCATTAAATACCGTAACTGTGGGTGAGAGCCTTGCGTTTTTAGAACACGGTGGTGTTGCAGCGCTAGTCCAAGAAGGGAGCAAAATTCGTTTGTATATCAATAAGCAAGTTATGAATAGACACAATTTTAAAGTGTTATCTCGTTTGCTTGCAGTAGCAAAATTTCATCCGGACTGA
- the arcA gene encoding two-component system response regulator ArcA, with amino-acid sequence MQTPVILIVEDEDVTRLNLVSLFEAEGYKVLEAIDGDDMHDKLTSNDDVSLVIMDINLPGKNGLILARELRQKRNIGLIFLTGRDNDVDRILGLEIGADDYITKPFNPRELTIRARNLISRTGSTAEESKLETNGVLTFNGWELDENSRCLTSPAGVAKRLPKGEYRALRLMLDSPGRIFSREQLIKHMTGRELRANDRTVDVTIRRIRKHFESDANTPELISTIHGEGYRFIGKIDN; translated from the coding sequence ATGCAAACGCCAGTCATTCTGATCGTAGAGGATGAAGACGTAACTCGGCTGAACCTCGTTAGTTTATTCGAAGCTGAAGGTTACAAAGTTCTTGAAGCCATTGATGGTGATGACATGCACGACAAGCTGACGTCAAATGATGACGTAAGCCTCGTAATTATGGATATCAATCTTCCAGGTAAAAACGGTCTGATCCTAGCTCGTGAACTTCGCCAGAAGAGAAACATCGGATTAATCTTCTTGACCGGACGTGACAACGATGTCGATCGTATCTTGGGTCTTGAGATCGGTGCTGATGATTACATCACTAAACCATTCAACCCGCGTGAGCTTACTATCAGAGCTCGCAACTTGATCTCGCGTACAGGTTCAACTGCAGAAGAATCAAAGCTAGAAACCAACGGCGTATTAACGTTTAATGGTTGGGAGCTTGATGAGAATAGCCGTTGCCTAACTTCACCTGCAGGCGTTGCTAAGCGTCTACCAAAAGGTGAATACCGCGCGCTACGCTTGATGCTCGACTCACCAGGCCGTATTTTCAGCCGTGAACAGCTTATCAAGCATATGACGGGCCGTGAGCTACGTGCAAACGACCGTACGGTTGACGTAACAATTCGTCGTATCCGTAAACACTTTGAAAGCGATGCGAATACACCAGAGCTTATTAGCACTATCCACGGTGAAGGCTATCGCTTCATTGGGAAAATCGATAACTAA
- a CDS encoding ATP-binding protein has translation MIDSSMDPWTRLVSNLLEKHGDLKAGLACYAIVLLVALVTGCMFLYVALGEINLLDVLSVVFFAAIASPMLIMMTIQALKGLHSSRAYIESATQQEKLLNQTLKDNINRLNSEIDERKIALHAKHRAIDELRKEITERKKAQLALETAYKDKGKFIATLSHELRTPLNGIVGLTRMLLDTELNKQQKSWCNTVFSSAETLGNIFNDIIDLDKIDREQLDIAADSINVSDFINDVVNFAGLIADQKGLEFNIQRQGILDVYALLDPTRLRQVLWNLINNAVKFTHRGGVSLLCHRENLEEGPWLYISVIDTGVGIPEDQLEKIFDMYYKAPDSTGANAIGSGIGLAVTKALVEAMHGTISVSSVQGEGSRFDVKLPLKLTTAPKAQSYAGRSLNILLVEDVPLNAEIATNLLEQRGHEVIWAETGEDALCLVETEDDLDLILLDMQLPDINGDEVARHIREDSRFDDLPIVALTANVRSAEQELEGISIQGALAKPINTTRLDRMLGELFGLNAQKSANPDELHVYELVDEAQASHLDLETISDFVASMGVTAFQRSTELFGRLNPKYCEELRDALVNGDIEEYGSVAHKMKGAAGSVGLLQVQLHAKTMELDSPNESAEVLSAWVDELTAKINEGQLALHSLIAKLAETE, from the coding sequence ATGATAGATTCCTCAATGGATCCTTGGACGCGATTAGTATCCAATCTTCTTGAAAAACATGGTGATTTAAAAGCTGGACTGGCGTGCTACGCAATAGTGCTGCTTGTTGCGTTAGTTACGGGTTGTATGTTTCTCTACGTGGCGCTTGGCGAGATCAATCTTCTCGATGTGTTATCTGTTGTGTTCTTTGCAGCAATTGCATCTCCCATGTTGATTATGATGACTATTCAAGCGCTGAAAGGATTACACTCTTCGCGTGCCTACATTGAGTCAGCTACACAACAAGAAAAACTCTTAAACCAGACACTTAAAGATAACATCAATCGCTTGAACAGCGAGATTGATGAAAGAAAAATAGCCCTTCACGCAAAGCACCGTGCAATCGATGAATTACGAAAAGAAATCACTGAACGTAAAAAAGCACAGTTAGCGTTAGAAACGGCATATAAAGACAAAGGGAAATTTATTGCCACCCTGAGCCACGAATTACGCACGCCACTCAATGGGATTGTCGGTCTAACACGCATGTTGCTCGATACTGAATTAAATAAACAACAAAAAAGTTGGTGTAACACGGTCTTTTCGAGCGCAGAAACGCTTGGCAATATTTTTAACGACATAATCGATTTAGACAAAATAGACCGTGAACAATTGGATATTGCTGCTGATAGCATAAACGTTTCTGACTTTATTAATGACGTGGTCAACTTCGCGGGACTTATTGCCGATCAAAAAGGCCTTGAGTTTAATATTCAGCGCCAAGGTATTTTGGATGTCTATGCACTACTTGACCCAACTCGTTTGCGCCAAGTGTTGTGGAATTTAATTAACAACGCCGTGAAGTTCACTCATCGAGGTGGAGTTTCATTATTGTGTCACCGCGAAAATTTAGAAGAAGGTCCTTGGTTATACATTAGTGTAATCGACACTGGTGTTGGTATTCCAGAAGACCAACTCGAGAAAATTTTTGATATGTATTACAAAGCGCCAGATTCCACGGGCGCGAATGCCATCGGTTCGGGCATTGGACTCGCCGTGACTAAAGCGTTAGTGGAGGCAATGCACGGTACTATCTCGGTTTCTAGCGTGCAAGGCGAAGGAAGTCGTTTTGACGTTAAATTGCCGCTTAAGCTGACCACTGCACCTAAAGCTCAGAGTTATGCTGGCAGAAGTTTAAATATCCTATTGGTTGAAGACGTTCCTCTCAATGCAGAAATTGCGACAAATCTGCTCGAGCAACGAGGCCATGAGGTCATTTGGGCGGAAACAGGTGAAGACGCGCTTTGCTTGGTGGAAACCGAAGATGATTTAGATCTTATTTTGTTAGATATGCAGCTTCCGGATATTAATGGAGATGAAGTTGCTCGACATATTCGCGAAGACAGTCGTTTTGATGATTTACCTATTGTTGCGCTTACCGCGAACGTTCGCAGTGCAGAGCAAGAGCTGGAAGGTATAAGTATTCAAGGTGCGTTGGCTAAACCAATAAACACGACGCGTCTAGACCGTATGCTTGGCGAATTATTTGGACTCAACGCGCAAAAGAGTGCAAATCCTGATGAACTGCATGTATATGAGCTAGTTGATGAAGCACAGGCCAGCCACTTAGATCTTGAAACGATTAGTGATTTTGTTGCGTCAATGGGCGTAACTGCTTTCCAACGCAGTACAGAACTGTTCGGCCGTCTGAATCCGAAATATTGCGAGGAGCTGCGTGACGCACTTGTAAACGGTGATATTGAGGAATATGGCTCGGTAGCACACAAAATGAAAGGCGCTGCGGGTTCTGTAGGATTATTACAAGTTCAATTACATGCAAAAACGATGGAATTGGATTCGCCGAATGAGTCAGCTGAAGTATTGTCAGCGTGGGTAGATGAGTTGACCGCAAAAATAAATGAAGGGCAGTTAGCCCTTCATTCATTAATTGCAAAGCTGGCTGAAACCGAATAA
- the folE2 gene encoding GTP cyclohydrolase FolE2: MPASMPDIAHSAEALETGRLDWVGMSNIELPILLETKGLAPCSVSAKADAFVSLDDEQAKGIHMSRLFLALDELSNESTLSPLSIKTLLDRFITTHEGLSQSAKVSFRFELLLRRKSLLSGKQGWKGYPVEVNASLAQGVTKIELSVGVTYSSTCPCSAALARQLIQHAFDARFSDTSIDREEVRRWLGTTEGIVATPHSQRSVATVKVVLDNTSQEFDIVDLIDSIESTLKTPVQAAVKREDEQEFARLNGQNLMFCEDSARKLKVLLDAKTFQDFYIRVDHFESLHAHDAVAIAVKGISNGFKP, encoded by the coding sequence ATGCCCGCTAGCATGCCAGACATTGCACACAGTGCTGAAGCGTTAGAAACCGGCCGTCTCGATTGGGTTGGTATGAGCAATATTGAGTTACCTATTCTGTTGGAGACCAAAGGGCTTGCACCTTGCTCGGTGTCTGCGAAAGCCGATGCTTTTGTGAGTTTAGATGATGAACAAGCTAAAGGCATTCACATGTCTCGCCTTTTTTTAGCCTTGGATGAACTCTCTAACGAATCAACGCTATCTCCTCTATCAATAAAGACGCTGCTTGATCGCTTTATCACAACTCACGAAGGCTTAAGCCAAAGTGCAAAAGTGAGTTTCCGATTCGAGTTGTTATTGCGTCGGAAGTCACTTTTAAGTGGTAAACAAGGTTGGAAAGGTTACCCCGTAGAAGTAAACGCCTCGCTCGCTCAAGGCGTTACCAAGATTGAATTAAGTGTAGGTGTGACCTACTCATCGACCTGCCCATGTTCAGCCGCGCTTGCGCGTCAACTTATCCAACACGCATTCGATGCTCGATTCTCAGATACCAGCATTGACCGAGAAGAAGTTCGCCGCTGGTTAGGAACCACTGAAGGCATTGTGGCGACACCACATTCTCAACGCTCAGTAGCAACGGTCAAAGTGGTTTTAGACAATACCAGTCAAGAATTTGACATCGTTGATCTCATCGATTCAATTGAATCAACCCTAAAAACACCAGTCCAAGCAGCGGTGAAACGTGAAGATGAACAAGAGTTTGCTCGTTTAAATGGCCAAAACCTGATGTTTTGTGAAGATTCGGCAAGAAAATTGAAGGTTCTCCTTGATGCGAAGACATTTCAAGATTTCTATATTCGCGTAGATCATTTTGAATCACTACATGCACATGATGCCGTCGCCATCGCAGTAAAAGGTATCTCGAACGGCTTTAAACCATAA
- a CDS encoding DUF2726 domain-containing protein, translated as MELALLAILALVIIASVVAAKYNDNTGNPYPFSRKESVFTAVESSFLHLIERAIGDRYKVVSRVKLVDLIECKPGLSPKARRAAITKAKNKQLDFVLVDKDSLNIVAAVDLVNNSNKSGHKAQKDWFVTGALEAAGIPHIRMKVRAGYKPAEVRAAILFKLGKNERPEPREMRNRTYKPAVLSSSQVKAMSTQLAEI; from the coding sequence ATGGAACTTGCTTTATTAGCTATCCTTGCTTTAGTTATCATTGCCTCAGTTGTTGCTGCTAAATATAACGACAATACAGGTAATCCATATCCATTTAGTCGTAAAGAAAGTGTATTTACTGCGGTTGAGTCTTCTTTTCTGCATTTAATTGAGCGGGCGATCGGTGACCGTTATAAGGTTGTGAGCCGTGTGAAGCTGGTTGACCTTATTGAGTGTAAACCGGGTCTTTCGCCAAAAGCCCGCCGCGCTGCAATTACCAAAGCTAAAAACAAACAACTGGATTTTGTCCTCGTGGACAAAGATTCGTTAAACATCGTGGCTGCGGTTGACTTAGTCAACAATTCCAATAAATCTGGCCACAAGGCACAAAAAGATTGGTTTGTCACTGGCGCATTAGAAGCCGCTGGCATACCTCATATTCGTATGAAAGTGCGCGCTGGCTACAAACCAGCGGAAGTACGCGCTGCTATTCTGTTCAAACTAGGTAAAAACGAGCGTCCGGAACCTCGTGAAATGCGTAATCGCACCTATAAACCAGCTGTATTATCCAGTTCGCAAGTTAAGGCAATGTCCACTCAGCTTGCTGAAATTTAA
- the mtnN gene encoding 5'-methylthioadenosine/S-adenosylhomocysteine nucleosidase yields MKVGIIGAMEPEVAILRDTMQNVKTLTKGGFTFYSGDLAGQQVTLVQSGIGKVASALATALLIDNFTPDCVINTGSAGGFEPSLNVGDVVISDEVRHHDVDVTAFGYEIGQVPQMPAGFKAHPELINAAKISVAEVENVQTMVGLICTGDTFMCDPVKIDKARQDFPSMLAVEMEGAAIAQVCHSLQTPFVVIRSLSDIAGKESPQSFEEYLEVASKNSSKMVVALLEKLTSVTL; encoded by the coding sequence ATGAAAGTAGGCATTATCGGCGCAATGGAGCCGGAAGTTGCAATATTGCGTGATACGATGCAAAACGTAAAAACCTTAACTAAAGGCGGCTTTACGTTTTACTCTGGCGACCTTGCAGGTCAACAAGTTACTTTAGTTCAATCTGGTATTGGTAAAGTAGCCTCAGCACTTGCGACGGCTTTGTTAATTGATAACTTTACGCCTGATTGCGTAATTAACACGGGTTCTGCCGGCGGTTTTGAGCCATCGTTGAATGTAGGTGATGTCGTTATATCTGACGAGGTCCGCCATCACGACGTAGACGTAACTGCTTTTGGCTATGAAATTGGTCAAGTTCCACAGATGCCCGCCGGCTTTAAAGCGCACCCTGAGCTAATTAATGCAGCAAAAATCAGTGTCGCTGAAGTTGAGAACGTTCAAACAATGGTTGGTTTGATTTGTACAGGTGACACTTTTATGTGTGACCCAGTGAAAATAGACAAAGCACGTCAAGATTTCCCATCAATGCTGGCCGTTGAAATGGAAGGAGCAGCTATTGCGCAAGTTTGTCACTCATTACAAACCCCTTTCGTTGTGATCCGTTCACTTTCTGATATAGCTGGCAAAGAATCACCTCAGTCATTTGAAGAATATTTAGAAGTTGCGTCTAAGAATTCTTCTAAAATGGTGGTTGCACTACTTGAGAAATTAACCTCGGTAACGCTATAA